The Dyadobacter sp. 676 DNA window GAGAGGTATGCCGCCAGTGTGGCTAATCCGAGAGGCGGAAAAAGCGAATACTTGATTGGCCTCCATTGCGGGCTTTCCGCTTCTGTCAGGGCCGGCAGGATCATTTTTACCTTCATAGCTTTAATTAAAAAGTACTTTGAAATACAAAGTACAATAATGATTTTGAATTAAACAACACACGGCGCGTCATAGGCAAAACAAAAAATAGCCCCCGAAAACCAGAGGCTATTTACCATTCAGAAACCTGACTAAAACATTATTTCAAATCCTCGAGCCGGTAACCGAGGTAATCGTCGACGATCAATTTGTAATGCAGTTTTTTGCGGGGGCTGCCGATATGAACGCTGTAAGTACCCTGCCCGAGTTTCGATACGTCGAACCAGCGGCCGTAGCTCGGTTCTTTTATTTGTTCATAGTAAATTGTACGCAGCTCGCTGTCGATAATGCGGACGTCATAGCTTTCCTGCGCCGGATTCTTGAGAATAACCTTCATTTTCCCGCTCTGTACCACATACACATTCGACATGGCCGTTTTCACGTTGACGCCCGCGGCCGACATGGGAGATTCCGATTCCGACATACTTCTGTACGTGGTACGGCTATCGGCTACGAGGTCGAAGGTTTTTACTTTTTCCGAAAGCAGTTCGCGAGCCATTAGCTTGGACAAAAGGTCATCGAATAACCTCACATTCCGTTTGGTAAGCTTGATGTACTTGCGGGGCATGGATTCCTGGTAAAGTAAATGGTTGCCGCTGTCGAAAAACTGAACGACGGTATTGCGCGAATTCGGATCGGTGTGGACCTGCCAGTAACCCTTGTCCGGCTCAGCGTATGTTTGCGCGTCGGCGGGCAGGAAAGAGGCCAGCCATAAAGCGGGCGCCAGCAGAAGGGATAGGTGGATTTTCTTTGTTTTCATGGCTATCAAAAAGGGGTGGAAATTTGAACAAACAACACAAAACTTGCCCAAATGGGGAATCGGTCCCCACTCATTTCATTCCAGTATTTTGATGGCCATCAAATTTGATTCAAAGAGAACGTTTCCGATGTAAAAGTTGCAGCGAATGTAAATTCTTTTCGAGATTGGATACAAAAACGCAATGAATATGGTCACTATCACACAATTCGTATACGTAAAGCCCGGCAAAGAAGAAGTTTTTCAGCGATTCGAATCGCTGGTATTGCCATTGATACCCCGGTACAACGGGAAATTGCTCCTGAGGCTGAGAACGGGCCCCGGGCATTTGATCGAAGGCGAACTGGAAGCGCCTTACGAAGTGCATTTGGTCAGTTTTGAATCCGAAGCGGATCTGGCGGCATACACTTCCGACCAGATCCGCGAACAAAACCTCTATTTAAAGGAAGAGTCGGTTTTGAAGGTAATGACCGTCAAGCAGCCCTGAACCGGTCACGGTGCCGGCGGAATGTGCGAGGGAACCACATTGGAAACCGGTTTGATCGATTTCAGATAAGCGAAAATCGCGCGCATGTCGCTGTCGGCCATATTCAGGTAATTGAACCATGGCATCGGCGGCAGCAGCGGCCGGCTGTTTTCGAGCCCTTTGAACTTTCCTTTGCGCATGGCCGTGTCGAACTGCTCGAACGTCCAGGTACCGATGCCGGTCTCGTCGGGCGTCAGGTTGGCGGCAAATGAAACGCCCCACGGGCCTGCGAATGCGGTACTTTGACCGTTAAAAACCACCCATTCACCGGTTTTGAGGATGCTTTTATCAAACGTTCCCAGAGGTTGCGTGCTATTGTAACCCGACAGGAAACGGTCCATATCCGGTGCCGGCCCCTGGGGGGGTCATCTTCTTAGGAGCATGGCAGTCGGCGCATCCCATGATGGTAACAAGGTATTCTCCTCTTTTCACGGCATCGTCCTTGGACACGACTTTCTGATACATCGCGGCCGAAACCGGCGAATTACGCACAAGCTGCCGGGGCGCTTCGGGTTGTTTTGTAAAAGCACAAACTGACCATACGGCCGCGGAGGCGGCCAGATAAGCGATTTTCATGGTAAATAGATTTAAGTTAAAAAATTGCTCAGGCGAACATCACCTGCTTGTCGGGTAATCTGAAATACTGATAACGGTCCTGGAATACATGGGTGGGGACTTCCCGTGTAAACTCTTTGAAATCGCGGATAAAATGCGCCTGATCGGCGTAGCCGGAATTATATGAAATTTCAGCCCAGTTCGGCGTTGACGGCGCGCTGCAAAACGATTCGTAAGCATTTCTGAACCGGATAATGCGCTGGTACATTTTCGGCGTCGTGCCGTAATGATCTTTGAAAACCCGTTCGAGCTGCCGTTTGCTGATGTACAGGTTTTCGCTCAGCGCGTCGATCGACAGCCGGCCCTTGCTCTGCCGTATCAGCCGGGTGGCCTGTGAAACGGGATGCCGTGCCGAGCGCATGTTTTTCAAAAGCCCGAGCAGGAACGCTTCCGTGATACGCACGACCTCGTTCGTGTCCTGTAAGCCATATACGTTTTCGACGAGCCGGTTGATCTCCTTTCCAAAGCAGCTTTCCAGGTCGGTAAATTGGTTAAAAAGCGGGGCAATCGGTACCGCGAACAATTCCAGTGCGCTCTCCGGCCTGAGCCTTATCCCGAATTTCCGGCAGGAACCAACTGTTTTCCAATGCACCACATCACGAAAAAGCCCCACAAAAAACGCCGGGGGTAAAAGCTGCCAGCTCTCCTCGAACAACGCCCGGCAACGGTTATCGTCCAGGTGCAGGATCAGTTCCAGCGTCCCGAACGGCATGCACCGCTGTACCGGCGACTCCTGATCACCTTTGGTTTCGAAACGGTGTAACCAATAGCACTCGACGTATTGCTGCAATTCGGGCGAAGGTCTGAATTCCTGGTAACCTGAGTTCATTGTTTGAAAAGGGCTTTTTGTATTGACGCTGCAAAACTATGGGTATTCCGAACGCCTGTATTGTAAAAAAACGACATTCGGCAGCGAATTACTTAAAAATCAACGCATTGTTGGATACTGTAATTAGTAACCGGTGCAAAATGTGCATACGGTACCGACCTGCTTCACGATTAGCCGGTCTAACGAATGACTGGAACTCGTATTTGCCACCCCCTCTCAGCTTTCCGCAGATCGGCTTTCCGTACGTATTCGAACCAACCCTCGGCCCGTAATGCACCGGCCAACGCACGGTGGCCGCGATCAGGCACTACGCCGTTTTTTAATCCACTACATCGAACCCTTTTCCGTGATTAAGCACCACTTGGGTGCTCACGGCCCTGCCTTCGAGCGTGATAATGCGATAACCATAATAGCGGCTATGGACTACGATTTCCAGCGGGTTCTTCTCCATTTGCACCGAGGCCGCAGGGGTTACATATTGCGTAATGTTTTCTTCCTTGGTGAAATCGTCCGTGTGGTAATGTCCACAGAAAACCGTGATTTCGCGCCCGCTTCGCACGAGAATATCTTTTATGGCGGCCCGGTTTAGCAACGGGTACTTGAAATCAACAGCCGTAAGAACCTGTAAAACAGGGTGGTGGACAAAAAGCAGCACATGTCTTGTCGTCAGCAGTTCATTTTCCAGCCATTTCAACTGGATTTCGCTGATGGAATCGGACGAAGAATCCAGGAAAATATATTTGAAATATTCGTCTTCCGTGGAATGAAACATTTCGCTTTTCGTCTTCAGGTAATCCGGAAGGTAATGCGGCCTGATACCGGCAAACGTGTCGTGATTGCCCGGTATCACCGTAAAGTCGAAATCTTTCAGCAACGCGAAAAATCGCTGGTAAGCATCCGGATGACCGATATCCCCCGTAAAAATCACCTCTCTGATCCCCCGTGCGCCTACATCCTGCAAGACCAGCTTCATATTCGTGTCGGCATCCGCTCCATACTTTGCCGACCATTCTTCCATCAAATGCAAATCCGTTATCTGTGCGATGCGTTTCATAGCTATCTTTTTTATCCGGAATTATATAACAAAAGGCGCTGCAATAACTGATCCAATCGGGTAATTAGCGGCGGTACCAATGGCCAAGGCGGAAATCTTGCCTCATGAAAGGATAATACCTATCGATCACAAAACCACGAAAGCCGCCGCGGTTTGCAGCATCTGCTCAAAATGGGGATACCTGGCCATTTCGGAAGTGGCCGCAGCACGGGTAATCGGCTAAATATTCCTGAAAATTGATTTTTATCTCTAACTTTCCCGTCTTTTAATTCCTGAAAAATTTATGAAGAAAGTATTCCAAATCAACCTGTACCGGGCTTCCCGACGCCTGATGCTTTCGGCAGGCGCACTGCTGATGGCTACCTTTTCTGCAAAAGCCGACAACGCCCCCCCTCGCCTCTCCCATCGAAGGCCGCTGGGATATTTCCGTGGACGTGAATGGCAAAACGTTACCGTCCTGGCTGGAAGTGCGTCATTCGGGCCATAAAACGCTCGTAGGGCAGTTCACAGGCTTCTCAGGAAGCGCCCGGCCAATCTCCGTAGTGCATTTCCAGGAGGGCAAATTTGACTTTGCGATCCCGCCGCAATGGGAGCGCGGCGAGAATGACCTTAAAGTGGAAGGAACTGTGTCGGGCGACACCATCTCCGGCTCATTGACAACACCCGACGGCAAGACATACAGCTACAAAGGCGTTCGTGCGCCGTCGTTACGCGGCAAGGCTACACCCGCCTGGGGAACGCCGATCAAACTGACCGCCGGTAATGAGATCAAAGGCTGGCACGCAACGGGCGAAAACCAATGGATAGCCGAAAACGGCATTCTCCGCAGCCCGAAATCCGGTGCCAACCTGGTTACCGACCAGAAATTCGGCGATTTTAAACTGCACATCGAGTTCCGCATTCCGAAGGGAAGCAACAGCGGCGTGTACCTGCGCGGCCGCTATGAAGTGCAAATCACCGACGGCAAGGGGATGGAACCCGCTCTCGACCAGATGGGCGCGATTTACGGCTTCATCACTCCGAGTGAAATGGTGGCCAAAGAGGCGGGCGAATGGAATACATTCGATATTACATTGATAGGCCGCATGCTGACCCTCGTCGCCAATGGCAAAACGGTGATCAGCAACCAGGAAATCCCCGGCATTACCGGCGGAGCATTGGACAGTAACGAAGGCGAACCCGGCCCACTTTACATCCAGGGCGACCATGGCCCCGTTGAATACCGCAACATCGTAATCACACCGGCGAAATAACCGCCCCGAAAGCCGCTATCATTACTTGCAGCAATGCCCGGAACATGGTAGCGGTATTTTTTTGCCCAAATTGACCAAATCATAATCCAGGGATAACAGCCGGTGCCGGTGCCCTGGATAAATTTGAAGTCCTAAACTCAAAGTTATTGATGGATTCCAGAAGAGATTTTCTAAAAAAGGCCGCCCTGCTCGCGGGTACGGGCGCGATGACGAATACACTTCCGCCCGTTATTCAAAAAGCGCTGGCAATCGACCCTGCCCCCGGTAGTACGTTCTATGATGCCGAGCATATCGTGTTCCTGATGCAGGAAAACCGTTCGTTCGACCACCAGCTAGGCATGTTGCAGGGCGTGCGCGGCTTCAACGACCCGCGCGCGATCGAGCTGGCCAACAAAAACAAAGTTTGGTTCCAGACCAACAAGGACGGCGAAACCTACGGGCCTTTCCGCCTTAATGTAAAAGATACCAAAGTCGCCTGGATGGGTTCCATTCCCCACGGCTGGACCGACCAGACCGACGCCATGAATAACGGCAGATACGACCGCTGGCTCGACGTGAAAGCACCGCGCAACAAGGAGTATGCGCACATCCCGCTCACCATGGGCTACTGCGACCGCACCGATTTCCCGTTTTATTACTCCCTTGCCGATGCATTCACCGTTTGCGACCACAACTTCTGTTCGAGCATTACCGGCACTCACCCGAACCGCTATTACTGGATGACGGGCACCGTTCGCGAAAAGAACGAGCCGTCGGGCATTGCGCATTTGTGGAATATCAGCAATTACGAATATCCCGAGCTTGAATGGAAGACCTATCCGGAACGTCTGGAAGAAGCGGGCATAAGCTGGAAAGTTTACCAGAATGAGCTCACGATGGGCTACGGTCTCAAAAGCGAGGAAAGCGAGTGGCTCAGCAACTTCGGTACCAATGTGCTGGAGTATTTCAAAGCCTACAACGTGCGTTTCCACGAAGGCGGCATTGCCAATCTTGAAAACAAAAGGCAAACGATCGTACATACCATCGCGGAACTCGAAAAAGAATCGGCGACGGATTCCCGCGCTTCGCAACGTCTCGCCGCCGCGAAGCGGCTTTTGAAGAACATCGAAACCGCCCAAACAAAGTTTAATAAGGAAACGCTGGCAGCGCTCTCGGATAAAGATAAAAAACTGAACGAAAAGGCATTTACTACAAACGTCAACGATCCCTATTTCCATGAACTGACATCGATGCAGTATTCCGACAACGGCAAGGAACGCACGCTGAATGTCCCCAAAGGCGACATTTTCCACCAGTTCAGGGAGGATGTTAAAAACGGGACGTTACCGACGGTTTCGTGGCTGATGTCTCCCGCGCGTTTCTCCGACCATCCCGGCGAGCCGTGGTTCGGGCCGTGGTATGTGAGCGAGGCGATGGAAATACTGCTTCAAAATCCGGAGGTGTGGAAAAAGACCATCTTCATTGTGACTTATGATGAAAACGACGGGTATTTCGATCATTTGCCTCCATTTACAGTTCCGAATCCTTATAAAGAAAACACGGGAAAAGTCTCCTCCGGCATCGATCCGAGACTCGATTTTGCATTGGCCGACCAGCAAACAAATCCGTCGGCCAACCCGGCCGGCATTCGCGAAAGCTCCATCGGCCTGGGTTACCGGGTGCCGATGATCATCGCATCGCCCTGGTCCCGTGGCGGTTACGTCAATTCGGAGATATTTGACCACACTTCTTCGCTGCAATTCCTCGAAAATTTCATAAAAAAGAAATTCAACAGGGAAGTTCGTGAGGAAAATATCACCCAATGGCGCCGAACGATTTGCGGTGACCTCACGTCGGTATTCCGGCCATACAACGGCGAAAAAATCGAAACGCCTGTTTTCCTGCAACAAAAACCATTTATCGAAAGCATTCATCAGGCACAATTCAAACAGGCGCCGGAAAATTTCAGAAAGCTCGATGCTCGGGAACTGGCGGAGCTCAACAAGGCCCCGGGGAAGTCGCCCCTGTTCCCTGCTCAGGAAAAGGGTACCCGCCCGGCCTGCGCATTGCCCTACGAGCCTTTTGTAAATGCGCAAATCAATAAAGCGAGCCTGCAACTGTCCTTCAAGACGGGTAACCGGCTGTTCGGCGATAAATCGAGCGGAATGCCGTTCCGGGTTTACGCGATGAAACCCTACCGGAACGAAACGCTCCGCTCGTGGGATTACAGCGTTGCCGCGGGCGACAGCCTGACGGATGAGTGGGAACTGGCGGCTTTCGAAAACAACACCTACCACCTGCGCGTTTACGGCCCCAATGGCTTCTTCCGGGAATTTAAAGGCAGCGGCGCCAACCCTGAATTGAAAGTAGGCTGCGAATACGAGATAAAATCGTCCGCACCGACGGGCAATGTGATTGTAACGATCGAGAACCTCGATTCCAGGGCACATGACGTAATGATCGGGGATAACAGCTATAAAACCGGCGTTAAAAACAAGACTTTCGCCGTCGGCTCGAAGGCCTCGCTCGTACTGGATCTGAGCAAATCATTTCAATGGTACGATTTCAGCGTGAAGGTAAAGGGTTACGAGGGATATGAAGAGCGCTTTGCCGGGCATGTGGAAACCGGCGCCGTCACGAAAACCGATCCGCTGATGGGTGGTGT harbors:
- a CDS encoding DUF1330 domain-containing protein: MVTITQFVYVKPGKEEVFQRFESLVLPLIPRYNGKLLLRLRTGPGHLIEGELEAPYEVHLVSFESEADLAAYTSDQIREQNLYLKEESVLKVMTVKQP
- a CDS encoding AraC family transcriptional regulator: MNSGYQEFRPSPELQQYVECYWLHRFETKGDQESPVQRCMPFGTLELILHLDDNRCRALFEESWQLLPPAFFVGLFRDVVHWKTVGSCRKFGIRLRPESALELFAVPIAPLFNQFTDLESCFGKEINRLVENVYGLQDTNEVVRITEAFLLGLLKNMRSARHPVSQATRLIRQSKGRLSIDALSENLYISKRQLERVFKDHYGTTPKMYQRIIRFRNAYESFCSAPSTPNWAEISYNSGYADQAHFIRDFKEFTREVPTHVFQDRYQYFRLPDKQVMFA
- a CDS encoding metallophosphoesterase; its protein translation is MKRIAQITDLHLMEEWSAKYGADADTNMKLVLQDVGARGIREVIFTGDIGHPDAYQRFFALLKDFDFTVIPGNHDTFAGIRPHYLPDYLKTKSEMFHSTEDEYFKYIFLDSSSDSISEIQLKWLENELLTTRHVLLFVHHPVLQVLTAVDFKYPLLNRAAIKDILVRSGREITVFCGHYHTDDFTKEENITQYVTPAASVQMEKNPLEIVVHSRYYGYRIITLEGRAVSTQVVLNHGKGFDVVD
- a CDS encoding DUF1080 domain-containing protein; translated protein: MNGKTLPSWLEVRHSGHKTLVGQFTGFSGSARPISVVHFQEGKFDFAIPPQWERGENDLKVEGTVSGDTISGSLTTPDGKTYSYKGVRAPSLRGKATPAWGTPIKLTAGNEIKGWHATGENQWIAENGILRSPKSGANLVTDQKFGDFKLHIEFRIPKGSNSGVYLRGRYEVQITDGKGMEPALDQMGAIYGFITPSEMVAKEAGEWNTFDITLIGRMLTLVANGKTVISNQEIPGITGGALDSNEGEPGPLYIQGDHGPVEYRNIVITPAK
- a CDS encoding phosphocholine-specific phospholipase C; the encoded protein is MDSRRDFLKKAALLAGTGAMTNTLPPVIQKALAIDPAPGSTFYDAEHIVFLMQENRSFDHQLGMLQGVRGFNDPRAIELANKNKVWFQTNKDGETYGPFRLNVKDTKVAWMGSIPHGWTDQTDAMNNGRYDRWLDVKAPRNKEYAHIPLTMGYCDRTDFPFYYSLADAFTVCDHNFCSSITGTHPNRYYWMTGTVREKNEPSGIAHLWNISNYEYPELEWKTYPERLEEAGISWKVYQNELTMGYGLKSEESEWLSNFGTNVLEYFKAYNVRFHEGGIANLENKRQTIVHTIAELEKESATDSRASQRLAAAKRLLKNIETAQTKFNKETLAALSDKDKKLNEKAFTTNVNDPYFHELTSMQYSDNGKERTLNVPKGDIFHQFREDVKNGTLPTVSWLMSPARFSDHPGEPWFGPWYVSEAMEILLQNPEVWKKTIFIVTYDENDGYFDHLPPFTVPNPYKENTGKVSSGIDPRLDFALADQQTNPSANPAGIRESSIGLGYRVPMIIASPWSRGGYVNSEIFDHTSSLQFLENFIKKKFNREVREENITQWRRTICGDLTSVFRPYNGEKIETPVFLQQKPFIESIHQAQFKQAPENFRKLDARELAELNKAPGKSPLFPAQEKGTRPACALPYEPFVNAQINKASLQLSFKTGNRLFGDKSSGMPFRVYAMKPYRNETLRSWDYSVAAGDSLTDEWELAAFENNTYHLRVYGPNGFFREFKGSGANPELKVGCEYEIKSSAPTGNVIVTIENLDSRAHDVMIGDNSYKTGVKNKTFAVGSKASLVLDLSKSFQWYDFSVKVKGYEGYEERFAGHVETGAVTKTDPLMGGVI